A portion of the Bacteroides faecium genome contains these proteins:
- a CDS encoding DUF5689 domain-containing protein: MKILQKVFYMLIAVLALASCDRDYDAPPLNEPKYDGPKANITIASLKQQFAAATQDLPSIITTDLILKAYVSANDESGNIYKQIYLQDATGAIPILADFNGVFGLYRVGQEVYVNLKGLCISVYGDEQQIGIPTGYLYRLLKTDFQEHVLLNGWPDKSKVEPKVITNISLANENVAEMTFRLVRLEGVYFVNGGKDIFAPSTGYGTQTLKDSYGNSVDVRTSNYADFASETLPIGKGTVIAILGRFRGAWQVTIPTGNDYFDFDEIVPGEGTDPDPEPGGETVLFKETFGTPAKVSGNWPFLKDYTGFDNAASMFEDASGKVSVRNVNNLGNLWYPTGSDINVTVKGINAKGAQTATLTYKVGSNVVLFEGETGPKVMNLNALKVRCNGVDLAVPSKEVSSANNEGNLPFEMTIENVAVSDNTVLEFYTTSAVNTYGLRLFEIKLATTSGGSGSGEIVPD, translated from the coding sequence ATGAAAATTCTACAGAAAGTATTTTATATGTTGATTGCGGTTTTAGCTTTGGCTTCTTGTGACCGCGATTATGATGCTCCTCCTTTGAATGAGCCAAAGTATGACGGGCCGAAAGCTAATATTACGATTGCTTCATTGAAGCAGCAGTTCGCGGCTGCAACTCAAGATTTGCCGTCTATTATTACTACAGACCTGATATTGAAAGCTTATGTTTCTGCTAATGATGAATCCGGCAATATTTATAAACAGATTTATTTGCAGGATGCGACAGGCGCTATTCCTATTCTTGCTGACTTTAACGGTGTTTTTGGTTTATATAGAGTAGGGCAGGAAGTGTATGTCAACTTAAAAGGCTTATGTATTTCGGTTTATGGGGATGAACAGCAAATCGGTATTCCTACAGGTTATCTTTACCGATTGCTGAAAACAGATTTTCAGGAGCATGTGCTGTTGAATGGTTGGCCGGACAAATCAAAAGTGGAACCTAAAGTAATAACAAATATTAGTTTGGCCAATGAAAATGTAGCCGAAATGACTTTTAGACTTGTTCGTTTGGAAGGGGTCTACTTTGTAAATGGTGGAAAAGATATTTTTGCTCCAAGTACAGGGTATGGAACTCAAACATTGAAAGATTCATATGGTAATTCTGTTGATGTGCGTACAAGCAACTATGCTGATTTTGCATCAGAAACTCTGCCTATTGGTAAAGGTACAGTGATTGCTATTTTAGGTCGGTTCAGAGGTGCTTGGCAGGTGACTATACCTACAGGAAACGATTACTTTGATTTTGATGAAATTGTCCCGGGGGAAGGTACTGATCCTGATCCCGAACCGGGTGGCGAAACTGTCTTGTTTAAAGAAACATTTGGAACTCCTGCCAAGGTTTCCGGCAATTGGCCTTTCCTTAAGGATTATACTGGTTTTGATAATGCGGCGTCAATGTTTGAAGATGCATCAGGAAAGGTTTCTGTACGTAATGTGAATAATCTTGGCAATCTCTGGTACCCTACAGGATCGGATATAAATGTTACTGTAAAAGGAATTAACGCGAAGGGTGCTCAGACTGCTACTTTAACTTATAAGGTTGGTTCTAATGTAGTGCTTTTTGAGGGGGAGACAGGACCTAAAGTGATGAATTTGAATGCATTGAAAGTTAGATGTAATGGTGTAGATTTAGCGGTGCCGAGCAAAGAAGTTTCTAGTGCAAATAATGAAGGTAATTTACCATTTGAGATGACTATTGAAAATGTTGCAGTTTCGGATAATACGGTTTTAGAATTCTATACAACTTCGGCTGTCAATACTTATGGGCTACGATTATTTGAAATTAAATTGGCTACGACCTCCGGCGGCAGTGGCAGTGGTGAAATAGTACCTGATTAA
- a CDS encoding endonuclease/exonuclease/phosphatase family protein, whose translation MNKRFILLALLIVFTLTQSVAQTRLGVYAAGFYNLENLFDTEDDPNNPGDDEFLPNGPYSWTPEKYHQKLSNIAKVIAKLAREKCPGGPAILGVSEVENRRVLEDLVKTEPLASMGYEIVHYDSPDRRGIDVACLYNPRLFTLLSSKAYPFFMPSKPNYRSRDQLLVSGLLAGESFHMIVNHWPSRYGGDRSSIYREAAAAITKHIADSIHAADPQAKVLIVGDMNDDPSDKSTKEVLKARRKAADTEPDGYFNATWPLFDKGIGSLCYQDKWNLYDQLIISGNLLGKDLSTLKFWKAEIFNRDFLTTQEGKRKGYPWRTFSSNTFINGYSDHFPALIYFVKEIR comes from the coding sequence ATGAATAAAAGATTTATTCTATTAGCTTTATTAATAGTGTTTACACTAACCCAGTCGGTTGCTCAAACCAGACTGGGCGTGTATGCTGCAGGATTCTATAATCTGGAGAATCTGTTTGATACGGAAGACGACCCGAATAACCCCGGTGATGATGAATTCCTGCCGAATGGTCCATATTCCTGGACTCCTGAGAAGTACCATCAAAAGTTAAGTAATATAGCGAAAGTGATTGCTAAACTTGCGAGGGAGAAGTGTCCGGGTGGTCCGGCTATCCTCGGTGTGTCAGAAGTAGAGAACCGCCGGGTATTGGAAGATTTGGTGAAAACAGAACCGCTTGCTTCTATGGGATACGAGATTGTGCATTATGATTCACCGGATCGCCGGGGAATAGATGTTGCCTGTTTATATAATCCCAGACTGTTTACTCTGCTTTCATCTAAGGCATATCCTTTTTTCATGCCTTCCAAGCCGAATTACCGTTCGCGTGACCAGCTATTAGTAAGTGGGTTGTTGGCGGGAGAGTCCTTTCATATGATTGTAAACCATTGGCCGTCCCGTTACGGTGGTGACCGCTCATCCATTTATAGAGAAGCTGCCGCCGCTATAACCAAACATATTGCGGACTCCATTCATGCGGCTGACCCTCAAGCGAAAGTTTTGATTGTTGGTGATATGAATGATGACCCTTCTGACAAAAGTACGAAAGAAGTATTGAAAGCCCGCCGTAAAGCTGCGGATACAGAACCGGATGGGTACTTCAATGCTACGTGGCCGTTATTTGACAAGGGAATCGGATCACTTTGCTACCAAGACAAATGGAACTTGTATGACCAATTGATTATATCAGGAAACTTGTTAGGCAAAGACCTCTCTACTTTGAAATTCTGGAAAGCGGAAATCTTTAACCGTGATTTCCTGACAACACAAGAGGGAAAACGCAAAGGATACCCGTGGCGTACTTTTTCCAGTAATACTTTTATAAATGGATATAGTGACCACTTCCCGGCATTGATTTATTTTGTGAAAGAAATACGTTAA